The nucleotide sequence GGTGTTCCGGTTGTTTCTCTTGTCGGTTATACAAATGCCGGAAAATCCACCTTGCTCAATACTTTGACAAACAGTGTGGTACTTGCTGAAGATAAGCTTTTTGCAACTCTTGATCCGACCAGCAGGCGCATTCGCTTTCCTAATGATCAGGAACTAATTCTTACTGACACTGTCGGTTTCATTCGTCAGTTACCTAAGGAATTGAAAGAAGCTTTCAGGGCTACTCTTGAAGAACTTGAGGCCGCAGATATTATGGTACATGTTGCTGATGTATCTCATCCTGAAGTGGAAGAGCAGATCGAAGCGGTTGAAAAGATTATTGAAGAAATGGAAATGAATGAGGTTCCCATAATTCTTGTTTTAAATAAATGGGATAGGATAAATGAAGATCAACGTGAAATGATGCAGAATTATTTTCCTCAAGGAATTCCAGCAAGCGCGCGGGACCGTAAGTCTTTAAGGCCCTTGGTTGAACTTATTCTTGAGAAGCTTGGAAAACTGTCAAAAAAAGTTAGATAGATTCTTTACTGACAGTTTGCTGATATTTTATTTATAGTTGGTAAAGGCCCATCACGGAATTTCCGTGGTGGGCCTTTTTATTTTTATATGATATAATTATAGAACTCGTTGAGATGTTTTTGACCGGGAGTGCTAAAACATTGTTGCAAGTGTTATATGAATTTTGCTAAAGCTATCTGGTTCCTGATGGAATATAAAAAAATATCGAGGGCCGTAAAGGCTGTGTGATGGAGGAAGCTGTGGCTAAAGAAGAAGCCATTGAGGTTGAAGGTCTAGTGCAGGAAGCTCTGCCTAACGCCATGTTCCGTGTTGAACTTGAGAACGGGCATATTATTCTTGGGCATATCTCGGGCAAATTACGTAAATATTATATTCGCATTCTTCCG is from Maridesulfovibrio ferrireducens and encodes:
- the infA gene encoding translation initiation factor IF-1, which translates into the protein MAKEEAIEVEGLVQEALPNAMFRVELENGHIILGHISGKLRKYYIRILPGDRVKVELSPYDLTRGRITFRIR